Within the Borreliella valaisiana VS116 genome, the region CATTATTGCTTTGATTGCTAATTGATTCTTCAGAACTTAGTTCTGAAGAATCAATTAATTTATCAAAATCAAGTTTAGAAGCAACTTCTAAATCAATAGAATTATCATCAAGAACTTTGTCAATGTTATTTTCAAAAGAATCACTTGAAGAAACATCAAAATCATCATTCAAAGTTGAAAGCCCTAAATCCCTATCAACTCTCAAATCAGAACTACTTGAAGGTAAATTATCATTAAAAATATCAGAATAAGACAATTTATCTTCATTCTCAAGAGCATCAAGCATAAAATTTAAATCAAGTTCATCATCATCTTCCTCTAAACCAAGATCTTCACTTATCCAAGGAACAATACTCTCTCCAGGCTCAGGAAGCTTAACATCCATACTCACACCAAAAGATTCTTTAGATAATCTTTCATTAGAAAGATTATCTAATATTTCTCTTTTAAACTGTTTTATCTTATCTATATCAGGCATATTGCAATCAAATTCCTAGCTCACATTAAAAGTTCTTTTTATACACTTCAAACCCTTCTGTATGAAGCGCATTAAATCGATTCTCTAAATCTTCAGCAATTTTTAACCCCAAAATTTCCTTTGTAACCTCTGTATGACAATCTTTTAAAGTGTTTAAAATCTTCTCCCTATACTCAACAATACTTATAACTTTATCAGCATTATATATAAGGGAGTCTCTTTTAAAAACATCATGGGACATGTCTCCATCTTCAGAAACTTCTAAAACATTTCCATTTATTCCAATCATTAAATAATAGTCAAAAATTTTAAAATAATTACAAATTTCTAAAATTATTTTTTTTGTTTCGGGCCTTCCTTTTCTATATCTAGTAGCTGTAGGAAAAATGAGTATAATGTATCCACTATTTTTCTTTTCATAAATATATTTCATAGAGTTAGCATTAAAAACACGTCTTTGCCTAGCATGCTCTGCACCAACCCCAACAAATGAGTGCGGTGGATACACTAGTATTGCATTATATCCCAAAGAAAGAGTTTTAACAAATAGATTATCTCTGAAAAGCTTAACTCCGGCTATTGGAATAATATGATCTGCAATCTCATGATAACCCATTTTATAAAGTAAAAATTGGAAACAAGGAAAATCAAAATTACTGTAATGCTCCATCAATATAATTGAAGACTTACCGGATTTGACCTTTTGGTAAAGTTCTAAAATATTTTGCATACCAACAATAGTAGATCTATCCTCAAGAAGTCGCTCTATCATTCTATCTACCAACTTTCTACTATTAAGATCTGCATTACGATAAGATTTATCTAAATAATTAACATTTTCAACAGACTTAAATTGACTTACAAAGTCGCTTTCCATATCTTTAAAATATTTATCAAAACTTTCATTTTGTACAAACATAAAACTAGCACCTTTAAAAGCATTTTATTTTGCCACTTAATCATTAGTTATATCATTTTATTTATTACGAACAAACAACTCTATAAAACTAACAATAAATAACCAATATTAAACAAGCACACATTTTTGAAAACATTTCACACCCATTATACCTTATTTATTACACAAATTAAAGTAAAATTTTAGCTTACAACAACAGACAAAATAACACTAAAAACTATTAAATTTATTAGACTTTTTTTATTGTAAGAATTAAAGTAAAATTTAAATATAAGATAAATTAAAGTACCAGGAGGCATAAATACCTAAAAGCAGAACAAGTTAAATATTATTTATTAAAAAATATTAATAAATAATTAAAACAATAAATATGCAAAATATTGAAAAAGGAAAATCCCATGAAATACACAAAAATAGCTTTAATGCTAACTATTTTTTCTTTAATAGCCTGCACCAATAGTATTGCAAAAGAAAAAATAGTTTTTAGAGTGTCAAATTTAAACGAACCATCATCACTTGATCCTCAGCTTTCAACAGACATTTACGGTAGCAATATTATTATAAACCTATTTTTAGGCCTAGTAGTAAAAGATTCACAAACTGGAAAATATAAACCGGGACTTGCAAAAAGTTGGAATATTACTGGGAACGGAACTATTTACACATTTCACCTAAGAGAAAATATAGTTTGGAGCGATGGAGTTGCCATTACTGCTGAAGAGATAAAAAAATCTTATTTAAGAATTTTAAATAAAAAAACAGCTGCATTGTATGCTAATTTGGTAAAATCTACAATAAAAAACGCACAAGAATATTTCGATGAGACGGTATCTGAATCTGAGCTTGGCATAAAAGCTATTGACAGCAAAACCCTAGAAATAACACTAACATCTCCAAAGTCTTATTTCCCCGATATGCTAACAAACTCAGCATACATACCAGTTCCAATGCATATTGTTGAAAAATATGGAGAAAATTGGACAAATCCCGAAAATATAGTTGTTAGTGGCGCATACAAACTCAAAGAAAGACTAATTAACGATAAAATCGTAATAGAAAAAAATGAAAAATATTATAATGCAAAGAATGTAGAAATTGATGAAGTGATATTTTATCCAATAGAAGGTAATGTAGCTTACAATATGTACATAAACGGTGAACTCGATTTTCTGCAAGGAGCAGAAAAGAGCAATTTAGAAGAAATTAAAATAAGAGATGATTATTACTCAGGATTAAAAAATGGAGTGGCATACATAGTATTCAATACAACCATAAAGCCACTAGACAATTCAAAAGTTCGACAAGCCATCTCACTTGCTATTGATAGAGAAACTTTATGTAAAATAGTTTTAAAAGGAAGTTCAGAGCCAACAAGAAACCTAACTCCAAAATTTGATGATTATTCTTATGGAAAAAATTTAATATTATTTGATCCTGAGAATGCAAAAAAACTTTTAGCTGAAGCTGGATATCCAGATGGGAAAGGATTCCCTACATTAAAATATAAAGTCTCAGGGAGAGACCAAAAAGGAGCAGAATTCTTACAAGAACAATTTAAAAAAATCCTAAACATTAAAATAGAAATCGAGAACGAAGAATGGACAACATTTTTAGGAAGCAGAAAAACTGGAAATTACCAAATTTCAAGTTTAGGGTGGTTAGGAGACTATTTTGATCCTTTAACATTTTTAGAAAGCTTACTTACAACAGAAAATCATTTTTTCGGAGCATACAAATATTCTAACAAAGAGTATGACGCTTTAATAGCAAAATCTAATTTGGAATTTGATCCAATAAAAAGACAAGATATTCTAAGAGAAGCCGAAGCAATAATAGTAGAAAAAGATTTTCCTATGGCACCCTTATCTATACCCAAATCTCATTACCTTTTCAGGAATGATAAATGGACAGGGTGGATGCCAAATATTACAGAAAGCTATTTATATGAAGATATTAAAACTAAAAAATAATAAAATAAGTAATTTTAAAATTAAGATTTAAAATTAATATCTACAGAAGGGCAATTATAAAATTAAAGTTAACTTCAAAACGGAGGTATAAAAATTTATGAAATTACAAAAATCATTATTTTCAATAATATTTTTTCTAACTTTTCTTTGTTGTAATGATGCGGAAAAAAAAGAAGGAGTATCATTTAAAATAAGCTTGGGGGCAGAACCAAGCAGTCTTGACCCTCAATTAGCAGATGATAATGTCGCATCAAAAATGATAGACACAATGTTTAGAGGGCTTATTACAGGAGATCCTAACACAGGAGGAAACAAGCCGGGGCTTGCAAAAAGCTGGGATATTTCTTCTGATGGAACAGTTTACACATTTACTCTAAGAGAAAAAATTACCTGGAGTGACGGAGTTGAAATCACTGCAGAAGGAATTAGAAAATCTTATCTTAGAATTTTAAATAAAGAAACCGGATCAAAGTATGTTGAAATGGTTAAATCAGCAATTAAAAATGGTCAAAAATATTTTGATGGACAAGTATCTGACTCTGAACTTGGAATTAGAGCAATTGACGAAAAAACATTAGAAATAACACTAGAATCACCAAAGCCCTATTTTATTGACATGTTAGTACACCAGTCATTTATTCCAATACCAATTCACATTACCGAAAAGTACGGACAAAGCTGGACAAGCCCTGAGAACATGGTTACCAGTGGTCCTTTTAAATTAAAAGAAAGAATTCCTAACGAAAAATATGTGTTCGAAAAAAATGATAAATACTACAACTCAAACGAAGTGGAAGTACAAGAAATTACATTTTACACAACAAATGATAACTCAACAGCATATAAAATGTATGAAAATAAAGAATTAGATGCAATCTTTGGCTCCATACCACCCGATTTAATTAAAGATCTAAAATTACGAAGCGATTATTACTCATCAGCTGTTAATGCCGTATACTTTTATGCATTCAACACACAAATCAAACCACTTGACAATGTTAAGATTAGAAAAGCTTTAACTCTTGCTATTGATAGAGAAACACTCACATATAAAGTTCTTGACAACGGAACTACTCCTACAAGAAGAGCAACTCCTAACTTTAGCACATATTCTTATGCAAAAAATTTAGAATTATTTAATCCTGAAATTGCAAAAACCCTTCTGGATGAAGCTGGTTACCCTAATGGAAATGGATTTCCTATTTTAAAATTAAAATATAATACAAACGAAGCAAATAAAAAAATTTGTGAATTTATTCAAAACCAATGGAAAAAAAATTTAAATATTAATGTAGAACTTGAAAACGAAGAATGGACAACTTACTTAAACACCAAAGCAAATGGAAATTACGAAATAGCAAGAGCAGGATGGATAGGCGATTATGCTGATCCTTCAACATTTTTAAGAATATTCACACAAGGATACACACAATTCTCATCTCACAATTACTCAAACCCAGAATATAACGAGCTTATTAAGAAATCTGATCTTGAACTTGATCCAATAAAAAGACAAGACATCTTGAGACAAGCAGAAGAGATAATTATTGAAAAAGATTTTCCAATAGCACCAATATACATATATGGAAATAGTTACCTTTTCAGAAATGACAAGTGGACAGGCTGGAATACCAATATTTCAGAAAGATTTGATTTATCTCAACTAAAATTAAAAAAATAAATAATTAATACTTAATTAAATAAAAATCGTCTATAAAAAATAAATTAATAGACGATTTTTTTATTGACTTTCTTCTAAAAAAAAGATAGCTTAAAACTCATAAATAATTTTAATTTGGGGAAAAGGTTAAAATGAACTTTAATAAAATTGAAAAAATCGGTAAAAAAATTAAGATGGTAATGCTATTTATGCTTGCCGCGTCTTTGATTGCATGCAATAGCAATTCAGAAAAAGAAAAATTAACATTTAAAGTATACATAGGGGGAGCACCTTCGTCACTTGATCCACACTTGGTAGATGAGACAATAGGAGCAAGGATCTTAGAGCAAGTATTCTCAGGACTCTTAACATTAAATACCAAAACTGGAAAGCTTAAGCCTGGGCTTGCTAAAAATTGGGAAGTCTCAAAAGATAAAAAAACATATCAATTTTACTTAAGAGATAATCTTGTTTGGAGTGATGGAGTTTCAATTACTGCTGAAGGAATAAGAAAATCTTTTTTAAGAATTTTAAATAAAGCAACAGAATCTGCACATGTTGACATGCTTAAATCAATAATAAAAAATGGACAAGAGTACTTTGATGGAAAAGTATCTGATTCTGAACTTGGAATTAAAGCAATTGATAGCAAAACAGTGGAAATAACACTAACATCTCCAAAACCCTATTTTCTTGAATTACTTTTACATCACTCATTCATGCCAGTACCTATTCATGTTATTGAAAAATATAAAGGAAATTGGACAAACCCTGAAAACATGGTTACCAGCGGTCCTTTTAAATTGAAAAAAAGATTACCTAATGAAAAAATTATATTTGAAAAAAACGAACACTATTACAATGCAAAAGAAGTAGAGCTTGAAGAGCTTGTCTACATTACATCTGACAACGATCTGACTGTATACAATATGTACAAAAACAACGAAATTGATGCTATTTTTAACAGCATCCCGCCGGACATTGTAAATGAAATAAAACTACAAAACGACTATTATCAACATAAAAGTAATGCGATTTATTTATACTCATTTAATACAAAAATAAAACCCCTTAATGATGTTAGAGTTAGAGAAGCTTTAACGTTAGCTATTGACAGAGAAACTTTAACTTACAAAGTGCTCAATGATGGTACAGTTCCCACAAGAGAAATAACCCCTAATCTTGAAAATTACAATTATGGCAAAAAATTAACTCTATTTGATCCTGAAAAATCTAAAAAGCTTTTAACACAAGCTGGTTATCCGAATGGGAAAGGATTTCCAACACTAACGCTAAAATATAATACAAACGAAACTCATAAAAAAATTGCTTCATTTATTCAAAACCAATGGAAAAAAATTTTAAATATAAATATTATGCTTACTAATGAAAATTGGCCTGTTCTTACCAATAGTAGAAATACGGGTAATTTTGAAATAATAAGGATTGGACGCATTGGGGAATATTTGGATCCACACACATATTTCACTATATTCACAAGCGAAAATTCACAACTTGCATCGTACAGATATTCAAATTTAGAATTTGATAAACTCATAAAAGAATCAGATTTTGAAAAAGATCCTATAAAAAGAAAAAAAATACTCAGAAAAGCAGAAGAGATAATAATTGAAAAAGATTTTCCTGCCGCACCAATATACATATATTCTGGTCACTATCTTTTCAGAAACGACAAATGGACTGGGTGGAATCCTAATGTATCAGAAGTTTATTATTTTTCTGAATTAAAACCAATTAATAATGCAAAACGCAATTAATTAATTTTTCAAAAAGACTTCAATATAAATTAAAAATAATATTGAAGTCTAATATAATAACACTCAAAAGTATAGCCTTGTTTAAAGCAAAATTACACAAACAATGTTTTAAGGTAAAATTATTTTTTACTTTAAAATCTTAAACAAAAAAACAATCCTCTCTAATCACATAACAAAATTTAAAATAAAAATTTTAAAAAAATAAAGTACATTAAAATAAAATACATTTTATCGAAAATCAAATTGCTAATTATAACGCAAACAAACCACTGCTCCATCAAAAATTATCAATTATAGCTTGAAAAACAATAAATACTATATGATATAATTGACTAATATATAATGTTGCCAATTACCTATTTACAAAGGAGCAAAAATGTTAAAGTTTACTTTAAAAAAAATAATAGGAATGATACCAACTTTACTAGCAATAATTTTTTTATGCTTTTTTGTAATGAGAATGGCTCCTGGAAGTCCATTTGATTCTGAAAAACCCATTGATCCTCAAGTAAAAGCACGATTAATGGAGAAATATCATCTTGATAAGCCTTTTTATATTCAAGCCTTTTATTATATTTCAAACGTTTTCAAAGGAGATCTAGGACCTTCTCTAAAAAAGAAAGATCTTACGGTTAATCAATACATAAAATTAGGATTTCCAAAATCACTTACACTCGGAGTAATATCCCTCATTATATCACTTTCAATAGGAATACCAATAGGAATATTAGCTGCTATTTATAAAAATAATTATATAGATTATATAATAACATCAATAGCAATATTAGGAATTTCCATACCATTATTCGTAATAGGACCAATTTTACAATACTTTTTTGCAATTAAATGGGGCTTATTTTACACCTCTGGATGGATTACAGAAAGAGGAGGATTTTCAAATTTAATTCTACCTATAATAACTCTTAGTATGCCCAATGTAGCTATTTTTGCAAGAATAATCAGAGGCTCAATGCTAGAAATAATACAAAGTGACTTTATAAGAACTGCACGTGCAAAAGGACTAAGCTTCAGAAAGATAGTTATAAAGCACATGTTAAGGGGAGCAATGCTACCTGTAGTAAGTTATATAGGTCCAGCATTTGCTGCTATAATTTCTGGAAGCGTAGTTATTGAAAAAATATTTAGAATTGCTGGAATGGGAATGTTTATAACAGAATCCGCACTAAACAGAGATTACCCAGTATTAATGGGGGGATTATTAGTATATTCAATAATACTGCTTATTTCTATATTAATATCAGACATTATATATAAAATGTTAGATCCAAGAGTATAGGAGAAAATCAAAATGAATAGCCTTGAAAAACAAAATGAAAAAAGTAATTCTAAACTCGAAAGAAGAGCTTGGTCAAGATTCAAAGAAAATAAACTGGCATTCGGCAGTCTTTTTGTAATTGGATTTTATATCTTAATTGCTATTCTACAACCAATATTGCCAATATATAAATACCATACTCAAATAGTAGAGCATTCCGATTTACCACCATCTTTCCAGGCTGCTGGAGAACTATGGTACAATAAAGAAAAAAAATTTATTGAAAAATTAGCAAAAAAAGAAAAAAGAGAAATAAATGAAGAAGAACTAAAAAAACTAGAAGACATAAAAATAAAAATAGAAAATGAAGTTCAAATGATAGATAAAAAGGAAGTAAAAATACACAAAAGAGTGTATTTACTTGGTACAGACAATCTTGGAAGAGATTTGCTTGCAAGATTAATACAGGGCAGTCAAATCTCTCTTTCTGTAGGATTTATTGGGGCTTTTTTGTCTATGATAATAGGAACTATTCTAGGTTCAATAGCAGGATTTTTTGGGGGATTGCCTGATAAAATAATCACCAAAACAATCGAAATTCTTTATGTGTTGCCCTATTTGCTTATTGTAATAATACTAATGTCAATAATGGAAAGAAGTATAATAGGATTATTCATAGCACTTGCATTTGTATCGTGGTTAACAGTAGCTAGAGTTGTGCGAGGCCAAGTACAATCATTATCAAGTTCAGAATTTATACAAGCATCCAAGACCTTTGGCGCAACAAATCAAAGAATAATATTAAAACACTTAATACCTAATAGCATTGGAATGATAGTTATATTCACAACAATAAGAGTTCCAAGCTTTATTATGGCTGAAGCTTTTTTGTCCTTTTTAGGACTTGGAATTTCAGCTCCAATGACAAGCTGGGGAGAATTAGTGCAAAATGGAATTGCTACATTTGTTGAATATCCATGGAAAGTTTTTATTCCAGCTATAGTTATGACAATATTTCTATTATTTATGAACTTTTTAGGTGACGGGTTAAGGGATGCATTTGATCCAAAAGATAGCATCTAAGGAGAAATTGAAATGGAACAAGAAAATATATTAGAAATAAAAAATTTATCAATTGAATTCAGATTAAAACACACAACAATTCATCCCGTAAGTAATATTAACCTATCTGTAAAAAGAGGAGAAATTAGGGCTATTGTTGGAGAATCTGGAAGTGGAAAATCCGTAACAAGCATGGCTATTTTAAAATTATTACCAGAACTTACAACAGTATATAAAAGTGGAGAAATACTATTTGAAAATCAAGATTTGCTAAAACTTAGCGAAAAAGAACTTTTAAAAATCAGAGGGAATAAAATATCAATGATATTTCAAGACCCAATGACTTCGCTCAACCCATTTTTAAGAATATCAACTCAACTTGAAGAAACAATAATTTTGCATCAAAAATTAGGAAAAAAGGAAGCCAAAGAAAAAGCAATAGAAATGTTAAAAACCGTTGGTGTTGTAAACGCAGAAGAGAGAATAAAACATTTTCCTCATCAATTTTCAGGAGGAATGAGACAAAGAGTAATGATTGCCATGGCGCTTAGCTGTCATCCATCCTTACTAATAGCAGATGAACCGACAACAGCCCTTGATGTTACAATCCAAGAGCAAATATTATTATTAATCAAAAACCTCTCTAAAAAATTCAATACTTCTACTATATTTATAACACATGATCTTGCAGTTGTTGCTGAAATTTGTGATACAGTATCTGTTATGTATCAAGGAAAAATTGTAGAAGAGGGAACAGTGGAGGAAATATTTAACAACCCTAAAAACCCTTACACTATTGGACTTTTAAAATCAATTCTTACACTAGAACACGATCCAAATAAAAAACTTTATTCAATAAAAGAAAATCCTATTAAAATCACAAAAACCAGTACTGGGGAGTTTTAAATGAACAGTAAAAAAGAAATAATTCTTAAAGTAGAAAATTTAACACAAACATTCATAACTGGAGAAGATTTTTTATTTTGGAAAAACAAACAAAAAGTCAATGCGGTAAACAATATCAGCTTTGAAGTTGAAAAAAATAAAACTCTAGGACTTGTAGGAGAATCTGGCTGCGGCAAATCTACTACTCTTCGCTCAATAATGCAGCTTTACACACCAACTTCTGGAAATATTTACTTTAACGAAAAAAATATAACTAAACTTTCAAAAAAAGAACTTTTAAAAACAAAAAAAGATATGCAAATGGTATTCCAAGATCCTCATACTTCACTTGATCCAAGAATGACAATAAAAGAAATAATAGCAGAACCGCTAGAAATATACAATGAAAACAAAATTCTTCCAAAAACAAAAAAAGAAATAGAGCAAAGGGTAAACGAATTAACAGATATTGTTGGATTACATAAAAGTATGTTAGCTAGATATCC harbors:
- a CDS encoding peptide ABC transporter substrate-binding protein, giving the protein MNFNKIEKIGKKIKMVMLFMLAASLIACNSNSEKEKLTFKVYIGGAPSSLDPHLVDETIGARILEQVFSGLLTLNTKTGKLKPGLAKNWEVSKDKKTYQFYLRDNLVWSDGVSITAEGIRKSFLRILNKATESAHVDMLKSIIKNGQEYFDGKVSDSELGIKAIDSKTVEITLTSPKPYFLELLLHHSFMPVPIHVIEKYKGNWTNPENMVTSGPFKLKKRLPNEKIIFEKNEHYYNAKEVELEELVYITSDNDLTVYNMYKNNEIDAIFNSIPPDIVNEIKLQNDYYQHKSNAIYLYSFNTKIKPLNDVRVREALTLAIDRETLTYKVLNDGTVPTREITPNLENYNYGKKLTLFDPEKSKKLLTQAGYPNGKGFPTLTLKYNTNETHKKIASFIQNQWKKILNINIMLTNENWPVLTNSRNTGNFEIIRIGRIGEYLDPHTYFTIFTSENSQLASYRYSNLEFDKLIKESDFEKDPIKRKKILRKAEEIIIEKDFPAAPIYIYSGHYLFRNDKWTGWNPNVSEVYYFSELKPINNAKRN
- a CDS encoding peptide ABC transporter substrate-binding protein — protein: MKYTKIALMLTIFSLIACTNSIAKEKIVFRVSNLNEPSSLDPQLSTDIYGSNIIINLFLGLVVKDSQTGKYKPGLAKSWNITGNGTIYTFHLRENIVWSDGVAITAEEIKKSYLRILNKKTAALYANLVKSTIKNAQEYFDETVSESELGIKAIDSKTLEITLTSPKSYFPDMLTNSAYIPVPMHIVEKYGENWTNPENIVVSGAYKLKERLINDKIVIEKNEKYYNAKNVEIDEVIFYPIEGNVAYNMYINGELDFLQGAEKSNLEEIKIRDDYYSGLKNGVAYIVFNTTIKPLDNSKVRQAISLAIDRETLCKIVLKGSSEPTRNLTPKFDDYSYGKNLILFDPENAKKLLAEAGYPDGKGFPTLKYKVSGRDQKGAEFLQEQFKKILNIKIEIENEEWTTFLGSRKTGNYQISSLGWLGDYFDPLTFLESLLTTENHFFGAYKYSNKEYDALIAKSNLEFDPIKRQDILREAEAIIVEKDFPMAPLSIPKSHYLFRNDKWTGWMPNITESYLYEDIKTKK
- a CDS encoding peptide ABC transporter substrate-binding protein, yielding MKLQKSLFSIIFFLTFLCCNDAEKKEGVSFKISLGAEPSSLDPQLADDNVASKMIDTMFRGLITGDPNTGGNKPGLAKSWDISSDGTVYTFTLREKITWSDGVEITAEGIRKSYLRILNKETGSKYVEMVKSAIKNGQKYFDGQVSDSELGIRAIDEKTLEITLESPKPYFIDMLVHQSFIPIPIHITEKYGQSWTSPENMVTSGPFKLKERIPNEKYVFEKNDKYYNSNEVEVQEITFYTTNDNSTAYKMYENKELDAIFGSIPPDLIKDLKLRSDYYSSAVNAVYFYAFNTQIKPLDNVKIRKALTLAIDRETLTYKVLDNGTTPTRRATPNFSTYSYAKNLELFNPEIAKTLLDEAGYPNGNGFPILKLKYNTNEANKKICEFIQNQWKKNLNINVELENEEWTTYLNTKANGNYEIARAGWIGDYADPSTFLRIFTQGYTQFSSHNYSNPEYNELIKKSDLELDPIKRQDILRQAEEIIIEKDFPIAPIYIYGNSYLFRNDKWTGWNTNISERFDLSQLKLKK
- a CDS encoding ABC transporter permease translates to MNSLEKQNEKSNSKLERRAWSRFKENKLAFGSLFVIGFYILIAILQPILPIYKYHTQIVEHSDLPPSFQAAGELWYNKEKKFIEKLAKKEKREINEEELKKLEDIKIKIENEVQMIDKKEVKIHKRVYLLGTDNLGRDLLARLIQGSQISLSVGFIGAFLSMIIGTILGSIAGFFGGLPDKIITKTIEILYVLPYLLIVIILMSIMERSIIGLFIALAFVSWLTVARVVRGQVQSLSSSEFIQASKTFGATNQRIILKHLIPNSIGMIVIFTTIRVPSFIMAEAFLSFLGLGISAPMTSWGELVQNGIATFVEYPWKVFIPAIVMTIFLLFMNFLGDGLRDAFDPKDSI
- a CDS encoding 1-acyl-sn-glycerol-3-phosphate acyltransferase: MFVQNESFDKYFKDMESDFVSQFKSVENVNYLDKSYRNADLNSRKLVDRMIERLLEDRSTIVGMQNILELYQKVKSGKSSIILMEHYSNFDFPCFQFLLYKMGYHEIADHIIPIAGVKLFRDNLFVKTLSLGYNAILVYPPHSFVGVGAEHARQRRVFNANSMKYIYEKKNSGYIILIFPTATRYRKGRPETKKIILEICNYFKIFDYYLMIGINGNVLEVSEDGDMSHDVFKRDSLIYNADKVISIVEYREKILNTLKDCHTEVTKEILGLKIAEDLENRFNALHTEGFEVYKKNF
- a CDS encoding ABC transporter ATP-binding protein; the encoded protein is MEQENILEIKNLSIEFRLKHTTIHPVSNINLSVKRGEIRAIVGESGSGKSVTSMAILKLLPELTTVYKSGEILFENQDLLKLSEKELLKIRGNKISMIFQDPMTSLNPFLRISTQLEETIILHQKLGKKEAKEKAIEMLKTVGVVNAEERIKHFPHQFSGGMRQRVMIAMALSCHPSLLIADEPTTALDVTIQEQILLLIKNLSKKFNTSTIFITHDLAVVAEICDTVSVMYQGKIVEEGTVEEIFNNPKNPYTIGLLKSILTLEHDPNKKLYSIKENPIKITKTSTGEF
- a CDS encoding ABC transporter permease: MLKFTLKKIIGMIPTLLAIIFLCFFVMRMAPGSPFDSEKPIDPQVKARLMEKYHLDKPFYIQAFYYISNVFKGDLGPSLKKKDLTVNQYIKLGFPKSLTLGVISLIISLSIGIPIGILAAIYKNNYIDYIITSIAILGISIPLFVIGPILQYFFAIKWGLFYTSGWITERGGFSNLILPIITLSMPNVAIFARIIRGSMLEIIQSDFIRTARAKGLSFRKIVIKHMLRGAMLPVVSYIGPAFAAIISGSVVIEKIFRIAGMGMFITESALNRDYPVLMGGLLVYSIILLISILISDIIYKMLDPRV
- a CDS encoding ATP-binding cassette domain-containing protein, which codes for MNSKKEIILKVENLTQTFITGEDFLFWKNKQKVNAVNNISFEVEKNKTLGLVGESGCGKSTTLRSIMQLYTPTSGNIYFNEKNITKLSKKELLKTKKDMQMVFQDPHTSLDPRMTIKEIIAEPLEIYNENKILPKTKKEIEQRVNELTDIVGLHKSMLARYPHEFSGGQRQRIGIARALALNPKLLLLDEAVSALDVSIRAQILNLLKTLQKEFNLSYLFISHDLAVVKYMSDKIAVMYLGVILELAPRETLFSNPIHPYTKMLIASIPEIDPEKRKNKNIKLDEQTLANIRKIHLSTQVHPKLEEVEKDHFVSKYLFDEMNK